A stretch of the Cottoperca gobio chromosome 2, fCotGob3.1, whole genome shotgun sequence genome encodes the following:
- the gyg2 gene encoding glycogenin-2, whose translation MSGGEAFVTLATTDSYCMGATVVGRSLQRHRTTRSIVVMVTPNVSEQSRLALEHVFDEVITVDVMDSEDRLNLSLLGRPELGVTFTKIHCWSLTHYSKCVFLDADTLVLCNVDELFDRDELSAAPDPGWPDCFNSGVFVFSPSLHTHRSLLDHALQHGSFDGGDQGLLNSFFSSWPVEDINKHLPFVYNLSASSLYSYLPAFQQFGHDAKIVHFLGAVKPWSSSSLRGDRNSSHLQQFVSQWWKEYLSYTTSSVAETPQQIQEREAEMPVRKNLDSSDPPLAHLPLPSERLHSPPEPETCSHTGSTAVEEESGTPERTEVQDSALGAEGLEDSAEPSDTDAHPSAAETEAERLQHRRLWEAGQADYLGRDSFQNIQMMLDRFLD comes from the exons atGTCAG GTGGGGAGGCCTTCGTCACCCTGGCAACCACAGACTCATACTGCATGGGTGCCACGGTGGTTGGCAGAAGTTTACAGCGCCACAGGACGACGCGCAGCATCGTCGTCATGGTTACACCAAACGTTTCAGAGCAGTCGAG GCTTGCCCTCGAGCATGTGTTTGATGAGGTGATCACGGTGGACGTGATGGACAGTGAGGACCGTCTCAACCTGTCCCTGCTGGGACGTCCCGAGCTCGGTGTCACCTTCACCAAGATCCACTGCTGGTCTCTGACCCACTACAGCAAATGTGTCTTCCTGGATGCTGACACGCTT GTTCTGTGTAACGTGGACGAGCTGTTCGACAGAGATGAGCTGTCGGCGGCTCCTGATCCCGGCTGGCCCGACTGCTTCAACTCTGGCGTGTTTGTCTTCAGCCCGTCCCTCCACACTCACAGGAGCCTCCTGGATCATGCCCTGCAGCACGGCAGCTTTGATG GAGGGGACCAGGGCCTGTTGAACTCGTTCTTCAGCAGCTGGCCGGTGGAAGACATCAATAAACATCTGCCGTTTGTCTACAACCTCAGTGCCAGCTCCCTCTACAGCTACCTGCCCGCTTTCcaaca GTTTGGCCACGATGCAAAGATCGTGCACTTCTTAGGAGCAGTGAAACCCTGGAGCTCCAGCAGCCTGAGGGGTGACAGGAACAGCTCACACCTGCAACAGTTTGTGTCTCAGTGGTGGAAGGAATACCTCAGCTACACAACATCATCTGTAGCAGAGACACCACAGCAG ATCCAAGAAAGAGAAGCCGAGATGCCAGTGAGAAAAAACTTGGACAGTTCCGATCCACCGCTCGCGCATCTTCCCCTGCCTTCAGAGAGGCTCCATTCACCGCCTGAACCAGAGACA TGTTCCCACACAGGGAGCACAGCGGTGGAGGAAGAGTCCGGGACACCTGAGAGGACAGAGGTCCAGGACTCAGCTTTAGGAGCAGAGGGGCTGGAGGACAGCGCTGAGCCCTCCGACACTGACGCACATCCT AGTGCTgcggagacagaggcagagcgACTGCAGCATCGCAGGTTGTGGGAGGCCGGCCAGGCCGACTACCTGGGCAGAGACTCTTTCCAGAACATCCAGATGATGCTGGACCGCTTCCTGGATTGA
- the cd99 gene encoding CD99 molecule isoform X1, whose product MKFCLRIGLLLFLVTGTLTQNGFDLSDAFDDLDPTPAKPKEQPKAPEKPKHDGGLDLSDAFAPDEPTKEPKKPSSRDSGGFDLEDAFGPDLNPKTDKPAVKPPNSGGGGGTFDDSDLFDAGADGYKPDAGRPGGGGGADPDYNPNGGADQPQEAGSGQIAGIASAIGVALLGAATSYFAYQKKKLCFKLQGGADPESGKGRHNTQNDPQVFSDLLRTS is encoded by the exons ATGAAGTTTTGTTTGAGGATTGGTTTACTTCTGTTTCTTGTTACTGGAACATTAACACAGAACG GATTTGACCTCTCCGATGCTTTCGATGATCTAG ATCCGACACCTGCAAAGCCCAAAGAGCAGCCGAAGGCGCCAGAGAAGCCCAAACATGACG GTGGACTCGACCTTTCTGATGCATTTGCACCAG ATGAGCCCACTAAGGAACCCAAGAAACCAAGTTCTAGAGATTCTG GTGGCTTTGATCTGGAGGATGCTTTCGGCCCAG ACCTAAACCCCAAAACTGACAAACCTGCTGTTAAACCACCGAACAGCGGAGGAG GTGGAGGAACTTTTGATGACTCGGACTTATTTGATGCTGGTGCTGACGGCTACAAGCCTGACGCAGGCCGCCCAGGAGGAG GCGGTGGGGCCGACCCTGACTACAATCCTAACG GTGGTGCTGATCAGCCTCAAG AAGCTGGATCCGGACAGATTGCAGGTATTGCCAGCGCCATAGGAGTCGCTCTGTTGGGAGCAGCAACCAGTTACTTTGCTTACCAGAAGAAAAAGCTCTGCTTCAAGTTACAAGGAG GTGCAGATCCAGAGAGCGGTAAAGGCCGTCATAATACTCAGAACGATCCTCAAG ttttcAGCGACCTGCTCAGGACGTCCTAG
- the cd99 gene encoding CD99 molecule isoform X2, whose amino-acid sequence MKFCLRIGLLLFLVTGTLTQNGFDLSDAFDDLDPTPAKPKEQPKAPEKPKHDGGLDLSDAFAPDEPTKEPKKPSSRDSGGFDLEDAFGPDLNPKTDKPAVKPPNSGGGGGTFDDSDLFDAGADGYKPDAGRPGGGGGADPDYNPNGGADQPQDPDLLWGQILKMLNANMPEEFYMWMSNLKQIVTPLLERAMALLQAVP is encoded by the exons ATGAAGTTTTGTTTGAGGATTGGTTTACTTCTGTTTCTTGTTACTGGAACATTAACACAGAACG GATTTGACCTCTCCGATGCTTTCGATGATCTAG ATCCGACACCTGCAAAGCCCAAAGAGCAGCCGAAGGCGCCAGAGAAGCCCAAACATGACG GTGGACTCGACCTTTCTGATGCATTTGCACCAG ATGAGCCCACTAAGGAACCCAAGAAACCAAGTTCTAGAGATTCTG GTGGCTTTGATCTGGAGGATGCTTTCGGCCCAG ACCTAAACCCCAAAACTGACAAACCTGCTGTTAAACCACCGAACAGCGGAGGAG GTGGAGGAACTTTTGATGACTCGGACTTATTTGATGCTGGTGCTGACGGCTACAAGCCTGACGCAGGCCGCCCAGGAGGAG GCGGTGGGGCCGACCCTGACTACAATCCTAACG GTGGTGCTGATCAGCCTCAAG ATCCAGACCTTCTGTGGGGCCAAATCCTGAagatgctaaatgctaacatgccaGAGGAATTCTATATGTGGATGTCCAACTTAAAGCAGATCGTGACCCCTCTGTTAGAGCGGGCCATGGCTCTGCTGCAAGCTGTGCCCTGA